The following proteins are co-located in the Pseudomonas synxantha genome:
- a CDS encoding DapH/DapD/GlmU-related protein codes for MIRKNPSGDLPVIAESAYVDKTAIICGKVIIGENVFVGPYAVIRADEVDASGAMDPITIGANSNIQDGVVIHSKSGAAVTIGEFTSIAHRSIVHGPCTVGDRVFIGFNSVLFNCGVGDGCVVRHNSVVDGRDLPAAFYVPSTTRIGPNTDLSQFPPVSVSASEFSEDVARTNVDLVRGYKALQNEF; via the coding sequence ATGATCCGCAAGAACCCTTCCGGCGACCTGCCGGTGATTGCTGAATCGGCCTACGTGGACAAAACCGCGATCATCTGCGGCAAAGTCATTATCGGCGAGAACGTGTTCGTCGGCCCCTATGCCGTGATCCGCGCAGACGAAGTCGACGCCAGCGGCGCCATGGACCCGATTACCATCGGCGCCAACTCCAACATCCAGGACGGCGTGGTCATCCATTCCAAGTCCGGCGCAGCGGTGACCATCGGCGAGTTCACCTCCATCGCCCACCGCTCCATCGTCCATGGACCCTGTACAGTCGGCGATCGCGTGTTTATCGGTTTCAACAGCGTGCTGTTCAACTGCGGCGTGGGCGATGGTTGCGTGGTGCGCCACAACTCAGTGGTCGACGGCCGCGACCTGCCCGCCGCCTTCTACGTGCCCTCCACCACTCGCATCGGGCCCAACACCGACTTGTCGCAATTCCCGCCGGTGAGTGTCAGTGCCTCGGAGTTTTCCGAAGACGTGGCGCGCACCAACGTCGACCTCGTGCGCGGCTACAAAGCCTTGCAAAACGAGTTCTGA